In a genomic window of Leishmania donovani BPK282A1 complete genome, chromosome 32:
- a CDS encoding exonuclease-like protein, whose product MCGVIEGLWIRGGRVFHRYVRPSDPRRISAAAAAVHGITWETVQHCSPWTVAASELVAYMTLVGADAPVSASAQLEAAQLGGDRAVRLPPLVAHNASFDARFLEHHLRRCGYQIFWHPQYPLTCTRQWAQVAYPHLANNLDALCAFLSIDGAADRVANGHGALTDATLTALLFLQMCRRWTERFGRGE is encoded by the coding sequence ATGTGCGGTGTCATCGAGGGACTGTGGATACGCGGGGGGCGAGTGTTTCACCGTTACGTGCGGCCCTCCGACCCCCGCCGCAtctccgcagccgctgcagccgttCACGGAATCACGTGGGAGACGGTGCAGCACTGCTCCCCGtggacggtggcggcaagTGAGTTGGTGGCCTACATGACCCTTGTTGGAGCCGACGCTCCCGTTTCCGCGTCCGCGCAGTTGGAGGCTGCGCAGCTCGGCGGGGACCGCGCTGTTCGTCTcccgccgctggtggcgcaCAACGCGTCATTCGACGCGCGCTTCCTTGAGCATCACCTGCGGCGGTGTGGCTACCAAATATTCTGGCACCCTCAATACCCTCTGACGTGCACTCGGCAGTGGGCGCAGGTGGCCTATCCGCACCTGGCAAACAATCTCGATGCTCTGTGCGCCTTTCTAAGCATCGATGGGGCGGCAGATCGAGTCGCTAACGGCCACGGCGCCCTCACGGATGCGACCTTGACGGCACTGCTGTTTCTGCAAATGTGTCGTCGCTGGACGGAGCGGTTTGGTCGTGGCGAGTGA
- a CDS encoding RNA-binding protein, putative, with product MAKGTVKRKATPSSLRKKKAQQRIRKQIRTKLQKKKPSWKTALAKVYTGGANTLKDRKKDSRKRARSGEDDCDDEENTFNFKRDGVDEDGEVQSDVDEEKEERLNQRDPLETQLFLKNLPLDTSEEELMTYFKTHFSAVKRVLLVRNRASKTLSGTGFVHCGSAELAGKIFDYAQQNARELSAVGREDMKAQTESLSHHQAKRLMHKMRTDSFVVRDPFLTMRDTRFTVLRVLSRSDTQEAVSAQQKKKKRTKVAADDPRNLYLLQEGLVVPGSAAAKGLHPRYLQMIEDDYAARKQQLTNSNYFVSKTRLSVRNLPRTMSENDMRRLFAEQARAYLKKHPEDTEKDKWGKYGPIRNVKLLKDTAGVSRGYGFIEFVNHNVALNTLRMLNNNPTVFGDQRRLMVSFAIESMSAVQKLQRMKELKRARLARGLCDGRASAVSSNAKKSR from the coding sequence ATGGCCAAGGGCACAGTGAAGCGCAAGGCGACACCGTCATCCCTGCGCAAAaagaaggcgcagcagcgcattcGCAAGCAGATACGCACCAAgctgcagaagaagaagCCGAGCTGGAAGACGGCGCTTGCGAAGGTGTACACGGGCGGGGCCAACACACTGAAGGACAGGAAGAAGGATAGCCGCAAGCGCGCCCGCAGCGGTGAGGATGACTgcgatgacgaggagaaCACTTTCAATTTCaagcgcgacggcgtggacgaggacggcgaggtgCAAAGCGATGTcgacgaagagaaggaggagcggctgaaTCAGCGCGACCCGCTCGAGACGCAGTTGTTTCTCAAGAACTTGCCACTCGATACGagtgaggaggagctgatgaCGTACTTCAAAACCCACTTCAGCGCCGTCaagcgtgtgctgctggtgcgcaacCGTGCGAGCAAGACGCTCTCCGGTACCGGCTTCGTGCACTGCGGCtctgcggagctggcgggCAAGATATTTGACTACGCCCAGCAGAACGCGCGTGAGTTGTCGGCGGTAGGACGAGAGGACATGAAGGCGCAGACCGAGAGCCTTTCTCATCACCAAGCAAAGCGGCTCATGCATAAGATGCGCACCGACTCCTTCGTTGTACGTGACCCGTTTCTCACGATGCGCGACACCAGGTtcacggtgctgcgcgtgctgtcgAGATCGGACACTCAGGAGGCGGTGAGTGCACAgcagaagaagaagaagcgcactAAGGTGGCAGCAGACGATCCGCGTAACTTGTACCTCTTGCAGGAGGGTTTGGTGGTGCCGggctccgccgcagcgaagGGTCTGCACCCGCGCTACCTGCAGATGATCGAGGACGACTATGCCGCGCGTAAGCAGCAGCTGACTAACAGCAACTACTTTGTTAGCAAGACCCGTCTTAGTGTGCGCAATCTGCCGCGCACAATGTCAGAGAATGACATGCGCCGCCTCTTTGCTGAGCAGGCGCGAGCATACCTGAAGAAGCATCCCGAGGACACAGAAAAAGATAAATGGGGCAAGTACGGCCCCATCCGCAATGTGAAGCTGCTAAAGGACACGGCTGGCGTCTCGCGCGGGTACGGCTTCATTGAGTTTGTGAACCACAACGTAGCTCTCAACACACTCCGCATGCTGAACAACAACCCGACGGTATTCGGCGATCAGCGGCGACTTATGGTCTCCTTCGCTATCGAGAGCATGAGCGCAGTGCAGAAGCTCCAGCGCAtgaaggagctgaagcgcgcACGCTTGGCTCGCGGGTTGTGCGACGGCCGCGCGTCTGCCGTGTCGTCTAACGCAAAGAAAAGCAGATAG
- a CDS encoding proteasome regulatory non-ATP-ase subunit, putative has product MSSPPPPRNIEEDLHKNEEEKPAPELDDADIPVDPLLTLLYIRHTLTSPWSSSEERETAKAAMMEEMEKHNMAPYIRLVCEALGVPLDESKLAEMDAINAKKVAAFDARLRDAVDNLGDTEVRDVLQAKCDHYARIGDLEMCMKTNEECAAKTLATGPKLDLYFQRIRLGIAFSDNDIAAKGITDAHRLMKDGDWERRNRLRVYEGIYHVFIRDFQRGSALLLDSITTFAAGELLTFQDFVFITVVASLPVLSRPELRKRIVYSPEVNRTGVDDVRELVNSIYDCQYNKVFPNLEVVCQHLRKVVYLSPHVSYFFREMRVLVFTQFLDSYSSVTLESMGAAFGIPVPALDSMLCTLISNERIACKVDRVDGSVETYRGDTTNFDYHRIVKSGDLLLNRIQKLSRLVDM; this is encoded by the coding sequence ATGTCgtccccgccaccgccgcgtaATATCGAGGAGGACCTCCACAAGaatgaggaggagaagcCCGCGCCGGAGTTGGACGATGCCGACATCCCGGTAGACCCGTTGCTCACGCTGCTGTATATCCGTCACACGCTGACTTCGCCGTGGAGCTCCTCCgaggagcgagagacggccaaggcggcgatgatggaggagatggagaagcACAACATGGCGCCCTACATCCGCTTAGTCTGCGAGGCTCTCGGGGTCCCGCTCGATGAGTCGAAGTTGGCAGAGATGGACGCCATCAACGCCAAGAAGGTGGCCGCCTTCGACGCGCGGCTGAGGGATGCGGTCGACAACCTCGGCGACACGGAGGTGCGCGATGTGCTACAGGCCAAGTGCGATCACTACGCCCGCATTGGAGACCTCGAGATGTGCATGAAGACGAACGAGGAGTGCGCCGCCAAGACGCTCGCGACAGGCCCGAAGCTGGACCTGTACTTCCAGCGCATTCGTCTCGGCATTGCCTTTTCCGACAACGACATTGCCGCCAAGGGAATCACGGACGCACATCGTCTCATGAAAGACGGCGACTGGGAGCGCCGCAACcgcctgcgtgtgtacgAGGGCATCTATCACGTGTTTATTCGCGACTTCCAGCGTGGgtccgcgctgctgctcgactcCATCACGACGTTTGCGGCTGGCGAGCTTCTGACGTTTCAGGACTTCGTTTTCATTACCGTAGTCGCAAGCCTCCCGGTCCTCAGCCGaccggagctgcgcaagcgtATCGTGTATAGCCCCGAGGTTAACCGCACCGGCGTCGACGATGTGCGGGAGTTGGTGAACTCGATCTACGACTGTCAATACAACAAGGTGTTCCCCAATCTGGAGGTGGTGTGCCAGCATCTGCGCAAGGTCGTCTACCTCTCTCCGCACGTCAGCTACTTCTTCCGCGAGATGCGGGTGCTCGTCTTCACGCAGTTCCTGGATTCATACAGCAGTGTCACGCTGGAGTCGATGGGTGCGGCCTTCGGTATtccggtgccggcgctggaCAGCATGTTGTGCACGCTGATCTCCAACGAGCGTATCGCGTGCAAAGTGGACCGCGTCGACGGCAGTGTCGAGACATACCGCGGCGACACAACGAACTTCGACTACCATCGCATTGTGAAGAGCGGCGACCTGCTACTGAACCGCATTCAGAAGCTCTCTCGTCTGGTGGACATGTAG